The window ACATTTGGTTTATGAAATCTTCTAAAGTTGAATTCTTCTCAGATGGAAAAATCTTGTTAGCCCATTCTTTTTCTTTTTCATCTTTGAGATTTTCATTATCAAAACCTGGGATTGGAATTTGTAAAATTTGATTAAAAATTTCGCCAAATATTTTTCCTGTATCATCATCGAGACTTGAGAAAGTATCTTTTATGAAATTCACACTATCATTCATCACACTTTTACCAGCTTCAAAATCTATATCATAAAAAGATTGAGTAGGTTTAACTAAATAAAATTCAGTAAACTTTTTTATTGCATTATAATCGAGATAATGATCCTTTACATAATTTTCTAAAATAGCTAAGTCCTCATCCCAATATTCTTTCTTTGAATTTGCTAAATCTTGGTGATGAGCGTAAGAATAAACAAATATCATATTATCTTTTAGCTCTTCTAAAACTCTTTTTAGATCAGGCTTGAAGGAAGGTTTATTTTCCTTAATTAGAGAAAAAATATTCTTATCACAGTATATTCGTAACATCTTACTTTATTTTCATATAAAGATAAAATGTTTAAAATTAAATTTTATAAAATAGTCCAAGCAAAAATATAGATGGGAAAGTATTGTTTAGCCTAATAGATTTACTTGTAATTTAGAAGAACATTTAAAAAATATAATTCTATTTGAAACAACTTAAGTACAAACAATTAGTATACTTGAATTATACCTAAAAAACTAAAAATTATGAATTCCAATGAAAAAGAATTATTAGAAGCATATCTATCTCCCTTTAAAAATGAGAAAGAAAAAATACTCGCTGAAATCAAAGAACACATCAAATATTACTTTGATGAAACCCCGGAATGTTTATATGATATCATTCAATATATAAACATAAAAAACAGCTATTTCTCACAATTGGTAATAATGACACAACCTCGAGTATATTTTAAGGATATGGACATTTCAATATTAGCTGGTAAATTTATATATGATGCTTATGTATCTGCCCAAGATATACTGAAAGATTTTAAAGAACAAACTGACAAATTATATGCAAATTTATTTGAGATAGTTAAGAAGAAATTAGAAGAGGAGACTGAATGAAAGTAACATTAGTAATTATCAAGCTTATTACGGTTTTCCGTAATAAGTTGAATTTTCTAAATGATATATTTGGTAAAATATATTATCCAATGAAACAACTGCTCATTTTAACCTGCCTGTCTGTATTATTATTTGCTTTTACAAATACTACACAACATAATGGTATTGTATTTAAGAAGAATGAATATCTAGGTGAATGGCCATTTTCAGTTGATGAGATAGAGGTTTTCTGCAATGGATATAAAGAAATCTATTGTACAGCAAGTAATAGAAAAACCTATTCACTAAATGGATCTGCGAAAGGAATATCAACAAATGATAAGTCCATTAACAAAGTTGAAGGAATCTGGTTGGATGACCCCAAATATCCAGGACTAAAAATCCCTACACAGATTTTATCTCTCAAGGGCTCACGCTTTGTAAAATCAAATAATATGCAAATGTTATAGATGAGTTATACATTCAGAAATACAGAAATCAATAATGAGAAAGCATCGGTTTTTGAAACCAAATCACTTCTTTATCTTATTGGTAAAAGCTGCAGTAAAAAAGAAATCGAATATATCACATTTGATTGTTTCAATGATGTAAGTGGAATTGACAAAAGCGGAACCAATATTTGGGATATACAGTCTAAAAATGAAGCAAAACTTAATCCTAAAAAGATTGGAAAATATTTGTTTACACTTTTTGATAATTCAATTTCAAAATTAAGCTTTAAAGAATTCATTTTTTTTACACAAAAATTAGATGAAAATTATAAAACAGATACCAATCTGAATATTTATAATTGTTCAAATTTCAAGACACAAACTCTAGACAGAATTAAAAATGGACTGGTAAAAGAAGTCAACAGAGTGCTAGGTGATGCTACCATCTATACTGTAGATATTGAGAAATTCTTAAATAATGTCATAATTGTTGAAGATGATACAACCGAAGAAGAATACCTTAAGCTGATAATTAAATTCAAAAATAAATCATTAAAGAATGATGATTTTTATTTAACTGCATTTAAGGAATTAAGAGACATACAATCTTCTAAGAAAAATTCTTACATTGAAAATGAAACAATCGCTAACATTTTAGATGTCATAAAATATAATAGACATCTAAAAATACTTGATATTGATACATTTATACTTTGTAGAATTCTTGGTTTCGAACTATTTACATACAAAGGAATTCCTATATATTTTTCAGTATATACAGATCACCTAGTGATTGATGATAGGAAAGATCTGGTTCAGGACTGTAATTCCAATTTATCGCGTTGTTTATTTAACAAAAATAGTAATAAAGAATTTTGGAGCATTTGTGAAAGAATTATTTCGCACCTTGAAAATAATAGTCAAAAAGATGTTGAAAAAATATTCCAATCTATCTTCAATGCTTATGTAATAAAATTCAGCTATCTTGATCAAACTACAATAAAATACTTAATTGCCCTAATAATAGAAGGTCTATAATGATTATAAAAAAAGTTGCCATAGGAAATGCGTCTGAAGCATTTATCGAAGACAGGCTGGAAAACAGAACTAATATCATTTTTAGTGATGAGAATAACAAAGGTAAAACAATACTTATACAGAGTATTGTATATTCAATTGGTTACGAATCTATTTGGCCAGTGGGTTTTGATCCAAAGAATTATTTTTTCTACTCTAAAATTACGTTCAACAATATTGACTATGAATTTTTAAGACATAAGAATTCGATTTTGGTTAATGGCAATAATCAAAACTATATTTTTAATAGTATTTCAGAGTTTAAGTATTTTTTAGCACGTGAAGTCACAGAAATACCAAAAATACCAAAAGATGGACAAAACAAAATTGCAGATTTAAGTCTCTTTTATGAGCTTTTCTTTTTAGGACAAGATAAAAGAAACACTTCAAATATAATTGTAAGATCTAATCATAATAAAGCGGATTTTTTAAATATGATTTTTAGCTTTCAGGGTATATCTACAGTGCAATTTGAAGAAAATTTAAACCAAGATGGTCTTAAACAACGTAAAGCAGAATTAACAGAGAAAATTAGAATTGAAAAAAGAAAACTTCAAATAATAAAGAAAAACCCTCAAATTGCTGCTTATGTCACCAACCTTGCAAACGCAGAAGATTTTGATAGAATCAAACTTCGATTAAAAGAATTAAATCAATCGATAACAGACTTAAAAAAGCAAAGAAATAGAGAAGAAAGCAGGAGATCAAAACTAACATTTCTACTAAGTGAATTAAATTCATTAAACAGAAATATGAGTAAAGGAAAAGTTAAATGCGGCGATTGTCAAAGCTCTAATATTATCTTTACCAATGACGACTTTAATTTTGATGTAAGTAACAAATTAGTCCGTGATAATATCATATCTTCTATTAATGAGGATATAAAAATTAAAAATGAAATTGTCGAAGAATTTAACAGTTTAATAACAAAGGATCAGGAAGAGCTCAATAAATTATTAGAAACACCAAGTCCGGACTTTAGAAACTATGTATTATTTGAGTCAGAAATTAGAAATTCGTCTGAAATCGATTATGATATTACAAAACTGAAACTCGAATTAGCAATTGTTGAAAATAGAATTAAAGAAAACGAAAGTGGAATTGAGTCTAATAAAGATTTGCAAAAAACATTACTGGAAAAAATTATAGATGAAATTGGTCGTTTATATAAAATTATTGATCCCACGGGTAATATGATTATTGCGAATTTATTCACAAAAGCTAACGAAACTTTTTCGGGGAGTGAAGAACAAGAGTTTTATTTCTGTAAGATTGTAGCATTAAGTAAAATTTTAAAACACAATTATCCTTTAATCATCGATTCATTTAGAGAAGGTGAGTTGTCTACACCGAAAGAAGAAAAAATGATCGACGAATTTATAACTTTAGACAAACAAGTTATCTTAACATCAACACTAAAAAGAGAAGAATATTCAGTTGATAAATACTCAAATTTCAAGGATATCAACGCAATAGACTATTCTCAATTCCAGGATAGTAAGCTACTTCAAAAGGATTATGTAGAAGATTTTAAAGAAATCCTCAACACATTTCCTATTATATTGTAATTTATAAAATAATATTAACTTTTTAATTAAGTCAAATTTTAATAATTTGTTTTATATGACAACTTCAGACACTCTTTCTGCCGGGGCATTAATAATTTCTTTATTCGCACTTGTATTTTCATTTTTCACTTACGTGAAGGACAGAAAAAGGAGTAACCAAGACCAGATATTTCAAGAAAAACTTACCTCTTATAAAGAGCTGTTACATTTAGCAAGGACTACATATCTTAAATTTTTTGATATTATAGATTATATTCAGTATTTCAACGGAGATCAAAATCAATGGGAAAAAAAATATAATAAAATTTCTGGTAGTTATTATGGATTAGCTTTTGAATTTAAGTATACTCTTTCAAAAGTCTCATTTATAATTCCTGAAAATATCTGTAATGAACTATTCGAATTAGAGTTCGCGTTAACTCATTTTGTGACATCAGGCTATTACCAAGACTCAGAATTATCTATGAAGGCTTATGACTCGCTAGATAAAAGAATTAATTCTATTGAACACTTAATTAAAAGTGATCTTAATGTCAATAAATTAAATCTATCTTTAACTAAAAGGATTAATTAAAATCTTTAACTAATAGTTTTTTTATAAAACTGATAATCTAATAAAAAGTAACAATTATTTAACAAATTAAAAATCAATTATTTGATATTTTTATGGTACAAATATGGTACAAAATAACCAGCAAAAAAGATCTCAAATAAAGTATTACAAATCAATAACTTGAAACATATAAACCTTATTTTTTTCCATTGTTAATCATACTAGGGTTTAAAATATACTAGCATCAAAATCGTGTCAAAAATTTCCCAATTTAATACACACTGCATATCAAAATTCATATACCATAATTTTAGAATTTCTTGAATTCTGTATTGCTATTAACAGATTTAGTGACGGAGCTAGTGACGGAGCTAATGACGGAGTTAGTGACGGAGTTCATACAATTGTTAGAAGAAAGATATTAAAGCAATCAAAAATCTGCATAGGCAAACAATTTTTAATAGAAATGAACTACATGTTTGAACTAAAACTGTTTGATTAAAAATGGTAGCAGGTCATTCTGATGTTAAACTAATTCAGTTTTAGAAAATGCATAATTTTCATAAGTGTTTAATTTCTAAGGCTTCATAAAAACCTCCTAAAGCATAATTCTGATCAAATATTTCATGGACACATCCGCTGTAGGCATCCAAACCCTCCCTAAGTGTATGGCTAACGAAAGCCATCGTTTCAGATACATCAATGTTAAAATGTTCACAAAAATATTGCACGCCTTTTTGTTTGCTTATTCCCCCCATATTGACATCAGCAAATAATGGTGTCCATCTTGACGAAAGTGAATGTGGCATCACTTTCCGCATAATAGATTCTTCATTATCAGGATCTATAAAAACGTTGACCTGCAAAAACATTTTCTATATCCAGCTTCTTTTTCACACAAAGGTGGTACTGGAAGATTCACGTGATTATATAATTATAGTACTTCTGGACTTTCGTTACTAATTCTCACCTTATCCTCATACATTAATGAAAAAACTCACTGTTGAATTTTCTGAATAATTAATTAAATTTTTGATATCTTCAGAGTGAATCGCCTGCCTAAACATAACTCGACCATCAATTGTCATACAGTAACCTCCATTGAATGTTAGAAATCCATCGAATTCAATATGTTTTATATGACCAAGATCATTGATTGAGCGACCGGTTGTAACAATGACTTTTATACCTTTTTTCCGAAGATTTTTTATGGCATTTTGAGTTGATTCTGGAATTACTTTGGTTTTTAAACTAATTAAGGTGCCATCAATATCAAAAAAGACAGCTTTATGCTTGGATAATATACAGAATTCATATTAGTTACTACAAAAATTTATTTAATAAAAATACGACCAATTATTTACGAGAACTACTTTATTTTAACTTTTAGATAATTTAAAACATGTGTTAAGTATATTATTCTGATAAATAATCTAATTTTTTAATCATTTATTTTCATAAAAATTACTAAATACATATTCAAGTCCCAAACATTTTACGGTAATCCGTAAAAATATTAGTTAGTTAATATTTAAATTAGCAATTTAAACACATTGCCAAAAGATTATAATTTAATAATTTTCATCTCTACTAACTAAAAACTAACCGCTAATCATGTTTATCTCTCAGATCAAAATCAAGAATTTTCGAAATTTTGAAAATACTACTACTACTTTCAACGATGGAATCAATGTAATTATCGGACACAATAATGCAGGTAAATCAAATCTTATAACTGCCTTGTCCCTTGTTATGGACAATTCACGTTCTAAAAGACTTGATATCGATGATTTCTACAAATTAATCCCTTTGGAAAGTCTTTTGATGACGCCTCCCAAAGTTTTAATTGAAATCACCATAAAAAAGGGAAGCTTCGAAACAGAAGACGATCTTGTTTCTGTCTCCACATGGCTAACAAAACTTGATGAAGATTATGAAGCAAAGTTGACTTACGAATTTTTTCTTCCAGAAAAACATATAGAAAATTATAGAAAGCTAATTCGTGAAGTTCCTGACAATGAAAATCAAAGAAACAATATTTGGAATACAATAAAGCATGAATTCCTTAGGCTTTACGTAGTAAAAATCTGGGGTGGAAATGTCACTAATCAGGCTCCTGCTGATCCCGATTCACTTCAAAAATTTGACTTTCAGTTCTTAGATGCTATTCGCGATGTTGAAAGAGATATGCTGACAGGAAAAAACAGTCTTTTAAGAGATGTTTTTGATTTTTTTATGGATTATGACATTAAAATTCATCCTACAAAAACTGATGCTGATAAATTTGGAGAAATAAAAGAAAGAAAGTTAAAGTTTGCCGGAGAAGCAGAAAAACTTGTTGAACTTCTTCATACAAGGATAGCATCCGGAAAAGAAGAAATACTTTCCTACGCCAAAGATACAGGTGCATCTTTTAACAATGCAAAGCCAAATTTTGAAGGGGTTATCTCGGAAACAGAGCTTTACAGTGTTCTAAAACTAATTGTTGAATATGAGACCGGGATAAAGATTCCAGCTACACGCAACGGGTTAGGTTATAACAATTTGATTTACATGTCACTTTTACTGGCAAAAATGCAGGTTAATAATGATGTAAACTATTTGGACAGCAATGCAAAGACATTTTCAATGCTTGCCATAGAGGAACCGGAGGCACACCTACATCCGGCTATGCAGTTTAAGTTCCTAAAATTCCTTGACGAAAATAAAAACAAAAGAAAAGTAAGACAGATTTTTGTAACAACCCACTCTACCCACATCACTTCTGCCGTAACATTAGATGAAATAATATGTATTCATAATAATGAGGGACAAACTTTTGTGGCATATCCTGGAAAAACATTTACGGACGAAGACGGAAATCCTGCAGACCAGAGCAAAAAGTATGTTGAAAGATTTCTGGATGCCAGTAAGTCTGATATGTTATTCAGTCAAAAAGTACTTTTGGTGGAAGGTTTAGCTGAGCAGATTTTAATGAACGTTTTTGCAGACTACGAAAACAAATCTCTAGAGGATGAGCATATTAGCGTTATCAATGTCGGAGGCAGGTATTTCAAACATTTTCTTTACCTGTTTAATTCGCAAAAACCATTTACCATAGTAAAACCTGTTGTATGTGTTACAGATCGTGACCCTGAGAGAAAAACAAAGGAGATTGAGGGATCAAGTTTTAAAAAGTGCTACCCTTTTGAAGTAAACATTAGCCCGGACAAGTTTGATTTTCAGTATAACTCGTTCTGTGATGAATTTCAACCCGATGTGCATCCAAATATAAACGTATACACGCAAGGTTTGCTGTTTGGCAAAACACTGGAATATGAATTGGCATATTGCAACCCTTCCTTAAAATTACTGCTGACCGATTCTATAAAAAACAAAACAGAATTAGAGCGTTTAATGGATCTGTATGACTTGGAAGGCTCTTCAGTAGACGATTTTTTCGGTATTCTGAGAGAAAGCGAGGAAAGTGAGAGAATTATCACAGGTATCAATAACAATACTGTGCTTGATCCAGATGCTAAGAAAAAATCAATCATAGCATCCAGATATCTGAACTCGGTCGGAAAGGGAGAAAATGCATTAGAACTTGCTGTAGCCTTAAAAGATAATCTTCTAAACAAAGGTACTGAAGATTACCAAGAGTTTAATGTTCCTGATTATATCAAACAAGTAATATTAAAGTTATGCCCGTAGAAATTTCATCTGACACACCTATCGATATCGATAAGTCTTTTAAAATCAAGGCAGGTCCCGGAACAGGAAAAACCTATTGGATTGTCGAGCATATAAAGAATGTCTCAAAAAATTCTACGCGCTTGTTCAGTACAAAAAAGATACTCTGCATAACCTATACAAATATTGCTGCAGAAACAATTATGACTCGGTTGGGAAGTTCAACTACTCAGGTTGAAGTATTAACGATTCACAGTTTTTTGTATAAGCATATTATAAAACCGTACATGGTTTTCATTTCCGAAGAATATAATTTTGATATAAGTAACTTGGATGGACATGATGATAAAATTGTGTCTGATTATTCTTTTTTACAGGAATGGAAAGCAAGGACAGGACAGCAAAGAATCCAGGACGATCATTTAATTACTTATGCTTTTAGTAAAATACGTTGGAAACTTCAAGATGATGAATTGATTCCAAGAACAGAATTTCCGATAAAATACAAAAGCTACCCCATAAAAAATGACTCTTACCAGGTATATAAAGAAATGGCATGGAGCCGAGGTGTTTTGCACCATGACGATGTGTTATATTTTTCATTCCAGATTTTGAAAAAGTTTCCTTTTGTCATAAAGGTTTTAAACCAAAAGTTCCCTTATATTTTTGTCGACGAATTTCAGGACAGCAATCCCATACAAGTTGACATCATCAAAAGACTCTCCGGAGGATCAACGATTGGTGTTATTGGTGACATAGCACAGTCTATCTATTTATTTCAAGGTGCCTCACCCCAACTATTTGAAGATTTCACATTACCGGAAATGGGTGAATACTATTTAACATTTAACCGTAGAAGTTCAAATGAAATTATTGATTTCCTTAATGAAATACGTAGCGATCTAACACAGAACTATTATAGAAATGTTTCTGTTTCAAAGCCTACGTTATTTGTAGGAGATATGGTTGAAGCGCTAAAAAGAGCTAAATCAGAATGCTCTGATCAGTACGTTTACACATTATCAAGAAATAATATTACATCTAATGCTATGAAATCTGAAATCAATGGTACCGGCATGGATGATAAACTTCTAAAAAAAATAATAGAAATTGACAGCAATCCTAAAAGAGCCAATCTCCTAACGGCCTGTATTTCTGCTGTGGCATTAGCTAAGCAGTCCAAGTTCAAGGACGCCATAAAAACGCTTGAAAATCACATTAATAACAGAAGAGATAGGTTAAGCGGTCGAAAGAAAGCCTTGAACTACCTTACAACATTGATGCAAAAGTATGAAGATTACAGACATTTAACCATGCTTGAATTTTCAGAATTTGTAAGGAGCGACATCAATGAAAATATGCCTAAAGCAACAAAAGGAAAAGGTAAGGTCTTTTATGAAAGTCACTCATTCCATGACGTATCTTTATGTGTAAATATTTCTGAAGATATCAGTTATCACAGAACTATACACAAATCCAAAGGAGATGAATTTGAAAATGTTCTTTTGATTTTAACAGAACAAGCAGATTTAAAATTTATTTATGAACCTGACCTGTACAATTATAAAACAGAAGAACATCGTATATATTATGTAGGAGCGAGCAGGGCAAGAAACAATCTTTTTTTAACAGTTCCCGAGCTTGATGCCGAAACAGAAGCAATAATCAGTAGTACAGTAAATATTCATCATTTATAACAATTGATTTCATTATTTTTGAATAGTTTGAAGACTTTATAACATCTATGAAAGAATTAGCAGAAAGCATCCACGAAATAATTAAAGATTATAGAAACCACGATGGAATTTTTTTAACTCAAGAAAATATCATAGAATGGGCAGAGCAATTTGGTGATCAAGCAGAATTAGTATTGGGAGAACTAAACAAAATTATGCCCGAAGTATACTTATCGAGAGAAAAAGCAAAATCTTATCTCGAAAAGCATATTAAATTCTACATGACATTTTATGGTTATTCAAATATCACTAATTTCCTTATGGACACAGAATTCGTTGACCTACAAGAGGCACATAAAAGCCAGCCTGCAATTTTAAAAATTATAGAAGAAATTTTAAATGAGCAATACGATGAATCCTATATAAAATACTTGACCTATCCCAAAGTAAATTATATTTATTTTGATGATGTTTTAGCTTCTGGAAGTACAATTGGCAAACAAACTAGAATATTTCTTGAGCGTGAGGATTCAGAAAAGAAAAAATTTTATAAGAAAATTGAAGATAACGAAATTAGATATTCGATTTGTATATTTTGTTTACACCGTTGGGGCTATGAATTCATGAAATATGGCTTAACCAACAAGTATGATGCAAAGTCTATAAATAAGATTAAACTTAGATTTGACTATGAGGTACAGAACCACAGCAAATTTAATAATCAAAAATTTAATGTCGCAAAACCATTAAAGGGCAATAATGTAATAATTAATACCTACTTAGAAGGTTTAGCGGCGACAAAGCACGGTGATCATGCATACAGAGAAATTAACAGTCCGAAAATCGAACAATTTTTTACTTCTCCTGCCAATAGAACAGCTTATGAGACAACCATAACTGAAAAGGGAATAGAAATTTTAAATATGATTCAATCAGAAGTTAAACCTAATTTAAGACCATTGGGTA of the Chryseobacterium aureum genome contains:
- a CDS encoding phosphoribosyltransferase-like protein, whose translation is MKELAESIHEIIKDYRNHDGIFLTQENIIEWAEQFGDQAELVLGELNKIMPEVYLSREKAKSYLEKHIKFYMTFYGYSNITNFLMDTEFVDLQEAHKSQPAILKIIEEILNEQYDESYIKYLTYPKVNYIYFDDVLASGSTIGKQTRIFLEREDSEKKKFYKKIEDNEIRYSICIFCLHRWGYEFMKYGLTNKYDAKSINKIKLRFDYEVQNHSKFNNQKFNVAKPLKGNNVIINTYLEGLAATKHGDHAYREINSPKIEQFFTSPANRTAYETTITEKGIEILNMIQSEVKPNLRPLGMIGPDYKIFGLGTHFFTWRNIPNNCPLVFWWHVTGHKWKPLFELANRGLTKKD
- a CDS encoding UvrD-helicase domain-containing protein; this translates as MPVEISSDTPIDIDKSFKIKAGPGTGKTYWIVEHIKNVSKNSTRLFSTKKILCITYTNIAAETIMTRLGSSTTQVEVLTIHSFLYKHIIKPYMVFISEEYNFDISNLDGHDDKIVSDYSFLQEWKARTGQQRIQDDHLITYAFSKIRWKLQDDELIPRTEFPIKYKSYPIKNDSYQVYKEMAWSRGVLHHDDVLYFSFQILKKFPFVIKVLNQKFPYIFVDEFQDSNPIQVDIIKRLSGGSTIGVIGDIAQSIYLFQGASPQLFEDFTLPEMGEYYLTFNRRSSNEIIDFLNEIRSDLTQNYYRNVSVSKPTLFVGDMVEALKRAKSECSDQYVYTLSRNNITSNAMKSEINGTGMDDKLLKKIIEIDSNPKRANLLTACISAVALAKQSKFKDAIKTLENHINNRRDRLSGRKKALNYLTTLMQKYEDYRHLTMLEFSEFVRSDINENMPKATKGKGKVFYESHSFHDVSLCVNISEDISYHRTIHKSKGDEFENVLLILTEQADLKFIYEPDLYNYKTEEHRIYYVGASRARNNLFLTVPELDAETEAIISSTVNIHHL
- a CDS encoding ATP-dependent nuclease, coding for MFISQIKIKNFRNFENTTTTFNDGINVIIGHNNAGKSNLITALSLVMDNSRSKRLDIDDFYKLIPLESLLMTPPKVLIEITIKKGSFETEDDLVSVSTWLTKLDEDYEAKLTYEFFLPEKHIENYRKLIREVPDNENQRNNIWNTIKHEFLRLYVVKIWGGNVTNQAPADPDSLQKFDFQFLDAIRDVERDMLTGKNSLLRDVFDFFMDYDIKIHPTKTDADKFGEIKERKLKFAGEAEKLVELLHTRIASGKEEILSYAKDTGASFNNAKPNFEGVISETELYSVLKLIVEYETGIKIPATRNGLGYNNLIYMSLLLAKMQVNNDVNYLDSNAKTFSMLAIEEPEAHLHPAMQFKFLKFLDENKNKRKVRQIFVTTHSTHITSAVTLDEIICIHNNEGQTFVAYPGKTFTDEDGNPADQSKKYVERFLDASKSDMLFSQKVLLVEGLAEQILMNVFADYENKSLEDEHISVINVGGRYFKHFLYLFNSQKPFTIVKPVVCVTDRDPERKTKEIEGSSFKKCYPFEVNISPDKFDFQYNSFCDEFQPDVHPNINVYTQGLLFGKTLEYELAYCNPSLKLLLTDSIKNKTELERLMDLYDLEGSSVDDFFGILRESEESERIITGINNNTVLDPDAKKKSIIASRYLNSVGKGENALELAVALKDNLLNKGTEDYQEFNVPDYIKQVILKLCP
- a CDS encoding HAD hydrolase family protein, translated to MQVNVFIDPDNEESIMRKVMPHSLSSRWTPLFADVNMGGISKQKGVQYFCEHFNIDVSETMAFVSHTLREGLDAYSGCVHEIFDQNYALGGFYEALEIKHL
- a CDS encoding DUF2511 domain-containing protein, which gives rise to MKVTLVIIKLITVFRNKLNFLNDIFGKIYYPMKQLLILTCLSVLLFAFTNTTQHNGIVFKKNEYLGEWPFSVDEIEVFCNGYKEIYCTASNRKTYSLNGSAKGISTNDKSINKVEGIWLDDPKYPGLKIPTQILSLKGSRFVKSNNMQML
- a CDS encoding HAD-IIB family hydrolase; this translates as MLSKHKAVFFDIDGTLISLKTKVIPESTQNAIKNLRKKGIKVIVTTGRSINDLGHIKHIEFDGFLTFNGGYCMTIDGRVMFRQAIHSEDIKNLINYSENSTVSFFINV